A single genomic interval of Ammospiza caudacuta isolate bAmmCau1 chromosome 19, bAmmCau1.pri, whole genome shotgun sequence harbors:
- the CEP95 gene encoding centrosomal protein of 95 kDa — translation MGSAEGADWVDVANDLCRTCHINQHIKHLSECGADLFVRLYESILGEKVPDFIATPRSLEDDAHNVQAVIDSLALDYLQVSLSHITGENIVKGDRESIKNLLEIFDGLLEYLREVSETSSQTGAEINVLSSDEIQIAPQEQLESTADQLTEHTLLSSAERSQSEYFILTCDTDGSGSTSELIKLGDTAYSFSKRGEGKDTEVEESESTEALIALPRQFSESERGTENEREDGGMEAVPEPQQGSLGVSATKLGEPIQQAIPLLPPFQPSDPAWRDPHSSHRAAALPCREALNIPAIEKSLTQKFPDVSDGLPLSRKIPGTVPLTHTYLSSASAVGEMLGGDAKDNVTKVPLVSESSISASSEEKLSQVTEQVTQTPRPESQHWPRTTSKYENSTPNSVEDSLSHRTTKEKVTKEQEFHEASENLSRRLKELDLMLKRALGEHTRGGELPDEDSLSHHSDSAMDYGRRTAGRDTPCPRYPGRPRSLSPASPLSQHQEQKQRGRGTGQIKTILSHLQEERDERTRKAKLVSKAYENELRIFEVRERQRISKLREAAKEMEQEHKENVFQEPPKVSQPVKVYSRKTTPQYPKHSQRIPKRGIRKPKQAAPMTIRDNDLLLQLLEEFPHLHISSRTLDKMWHQQLAQTEHLKAPSARPRPKLQNEVEQALKKHELLAAIIKRDQDHSKRLQEMKQRIQRQRWAQNKVTERRQQAARARKYYEDYRVQLRAKLLRARTREERIFKNLFEEGLEIQKQRLRELRVYAREKRDEQWREHQAELESLENYYRDQFSMLAEALSQEFQEIQAREKAQAQMLQKSKSEVRSKMEKEIQQLQAAIMHNDDDTFFQELEADRLRSRLQMASFQYSQSHFF, via the exons ATGGGCAGCGCTGAGGGCGCAG ATTGGGTTGATGTTGCCAATGATCTTTGTAGGACCTGTCACATAAACCAGCACATAAAGCATCTCTCAGAATGTGGGGCTGACCTGTTTGTTCGTCTTTATGAGTCAATCTTAGGAGAAAAAGTACCAG ATTTCATTGCTACTCCCAGAAGCCTAGAGGATGATGCACATAATGTACAAGCAGTAATAGATTCCCTGGCATTGGATTATTTGCAGGTCAGCTTATCTCACATCACAG GTGAGAACATTGTGAAAGGAGACAGGGAATCTATCAAAAACCTCCTTGAAATATTTGATGGTTTGCTGGAGTATCTTAGAGAAGTCAGTGAAACATCTTCTCAGACTGGAG CTGAGATAAATGTGCTGTCCAGTGATGAAATTCAAATTGCACCTCAAGAGCAGCTGGAAAGCACTGCTGATCAACTTACAGAACATACACTACTCTCATCAGCTGAAAG GTCCCAGTCAGAATATTTTATTCTAACTTGTGATACAGATGGCTCAGGATCTACCAGTGAATTAATTAAACTTGGAGATACTGCTTATTCATTTTCCAAGAGAGGGGAAG GAAAGGACACGGAGGTAGAAGAATCTGAAAGCACAGAGGCTCTTATAGCATTGCCCAGACAGTTCTCAGAAAGTGAAAGGGGGACTGAAAATGAAAGGGAAGATG gagggatggaggctgTTCCTGAACCTCAGCAGGGGAGTTTGGGTGTCAGTGCTACCAAACTGGGGGAGCCCATCCAGCAGGCAATTCCTCTGCTGCCCCCGTTCCAGCCCTCAGATCCAGCCTGGAGAGATCCccacagctcacacagagcagcagccctgccttgcAGAGAGGCACTGAACATTCCTGCT attgAAAAGTCACTTACCCAAAAATTTCCTGATGTTTCTGATGGTCTTCCTCTATCCAGAAAAATCCCTG GCACAGTGCCATTAACTCACACTTACCTGTCATCTGCTTCTGCAGTGGGAGAAATGCTGGGAGGTGATGCCAAGGACAATGTGACAAAG GTGCCTCTTGTATCTGAGTCTTCTATATCTGCCTCTTCTGAGGAAAAGCTCTCACAAGTGACTGAACAAGTAACACAAACCCCAAGACCCGAATCTCAGCACTGGCCTAGAACAACAAG CAAATATGaaaattccaccccaaattcaGTTGAAGATTCACTTTCCCACAGAACAACCAAGGAGAAGGTGACCAAGGAGCAGGAGTTCCATGAAGCATCAGAAAATCTGTCTCGCAGGCTGAAGGAACTGGATTTG ATGCTGAAGAGAGCTTTGGGTGAGCACACAAGAGGAGGGGAGCTTCCAGATGAGGACAGCCTGTCCCACCACAGTGACAGTGCCATGGACTATGGCCGAAGGACAGCTGGGAGAG ACACACCATGTCCAAGGTACCCAGGCAGGCCAAGatccctctctccagcctctcccttgTCTCAGCACCAGGAACAAAAAcagaggggcagagggacaggCCAGATAAAGACAATCCTCAgccacctgcaggaggaaagggatgaaagaacaagaaaagcaaag ctGGTCAGTAAAGCTTATGAAAATGAGCTGAGAATTTTTGAAGTGAGGGAGAGGCAAAGAATTTCCAAGCTCAGAGAAGCTGCCAAGGAAATG GAACAAGAGCACAAAGAAAATGTCTTTCAAGAACCTCCAAAAGTGTCTCAGCCAGTGAAAGTTTATTCTAGAAAAACCACACCTCAGTATCCCAAACACAGCCAGCGGATTCCAAAACGAGGGATCAGGAAGCCAAAGCAAGCAGCTCCAA TGACAATAAGAGACAATgacctcctcctgcagctcctggaggagtTTCCCCACCTGCACATTTCCTCCCGTACTCTGGATAAAATGTGGCACCAGCAGCTTGCACAGACTGAGCACCTCAAGGCACCCTCTGCCAGACCTAGACCAAAACTGCAGAATGAA GTTGAACAAGCCTTGAAGAAACATGAGCTGCTTGCTGCAATTATCAAGAGAGATCAAGATCACAGCAAGAGACTG CAAGAAATGAAGCAGCGCATCCAGCGGCAGAGGTGGGCTCAGAACAAGGTGACCGAGAGGCGGCAGCAGGCGGCGCGGGCCAGGAAATACTACGAGGATTACCGGGTGCAGCTCCGGGCCAAGCTGCTGCGGGCCAGGACACGCGAGGAGAGG ATATTTAAAAACTTATTTGAAGAAGGCTTAGAAATCCAGAAgcaaaggctgagggagctgagagTTTATGCTCGGGAGAAGCGTGATGAGCAATGGAGGGAGcaccaggctgagctggagtCCCTGGAGAACTACTACAGAGATCAG TTTTCCATGCTAGCAGAAGCTCTATCTCAAGAATTCCAAGAAATCCAAGCCAGAGAGAAGGCACAAGCACAA ATGCTACAAAAATCAAAAAGCGAGGTGAGATCAAAGATGGAGAAGGAAATACAGCAACTGCAAGCAGCAATCATGCACAATGATGATGACACCTTTTTTCAAGAACTGGAGGCAGACAGACTGAGATCCAGACTTCAGATGGCTTCCTTCCAGTACAGCCAGAGCCACTTCTTTTGA